One region of Acidovorax sp. T1 genomic DNA includes:
- a CDS encoding PD-(D/E)XK nuclease family protein, translating into MTISSWSHSKLGDFEKCKFLCWLKHDQKIPEPERPLPPGRSEHANDRGTRIHTSCELYINGTNNELAPEAEKYFGFQIELLRSMHKDGLVSLEGEWAMNRNWEPCGWNGDWIESDDLQHTGTARKLPERGREGDIIKVGKKVFAWVPAWLRLKLDAMVMHDERTATVIDFKSGRKFGNEVKHAEQLQLYQLVTFLRYPKLETVFAELWYLDQKEGENLTSQKFMRSQGLRFKPRFHQRGDALTTCDTWPANPSRFTCQWCQYGPWNGGQCQVGVR; encoded by the coding sequence ATGACAATTTCAAGCTGGTCACACTCCAAGCTCGGCGACTTCGAGAAGTGCAAGTTCCTCTGCTGGCTCAAACATGACCAGAAGATCCCAGAGCCCGAACGACCGTTACCACCCGGCCGGTCGGAGCACGCCAATGATCGCGGCACGCGCATCCACACGTCCTGCGAGCTCTACATCAACGGCACGAACAACGAACTCGCGCCAGAAGCCGAGAAATATTTTGGCTTTCAGATCGAACTTCTTCGTTCGATGCACAAAGATGGTCTCGTAAGCCTGGAAGGCGAGTGGGCCATGAACCGCAACTGGGAGCCCTGCGGCTGGAACGGCGATTGGATCGAATCCGACGACCTGCAGCACACCGGCACCGCCCGTAAGCTGCCCGAGCGTGGCCGCGAAGGCGACATCATCAAGGTCGGCAAGAAGGTCTTCGCGTGGGTGCCCGCCTGGCTGCGCCTGAAGCTCGACGCGATGGTCATGCACGACGAGCGCACAGCCACCGTCATCGACTTCAAGTCCGGGCGCAAGTTCGGCAACGAAGTCAAGCACGCCGAGCAGCTGCAGCTGTACCAGCTGGTCACGTTCTTGCGCTACCCCAAGCTCGAGACTGTGTTTGCCGAGCTGTGGTACCTGGACCAGAAGGAAGGCGAGAACCTTACCTCTCAGAAGTTCATGCGCAGCCAAGGCCTGCGCTTCAAGCCTCGCTTCCACCAGCGCGGTGACGCACTCACGACATGCGACACCTGGCCGGCCAACCCTTCCCGCTTCACCTGCCAATGGTGCCAGTACGGCCCCTGGAACGGTGGGCAATGTCAAGTAGGTGTGAGATGA
- a CDS encoding SNF2-related protein — protein sequence MTKAFAHQLKSLKHDLTTDVVFDTSDPGTGKTFVAIKAFERRRKKKTGCALILAPKSLLRSTWAADFKKFAPALKVVVATADVRASTFDQDADAYVTNTDAVKWLAKQPKAFFKRFDTLIVDESSAYKHATSLRSKAVAKIASYFKYKRAMTGTPNGRSITDVWHQVMLLDGGHRLGRSFFAFRNSVCVPTQVGRNDKAIRWDDKDGAEEAVFGLLSDIVIRHKFEDCVDIPANHRYTMSYELTAKQRKAYDQMEQTQMLWLKGKEPSVIAVNAAVVANKLLQVASGAVYGTGPDPVIVDDGRYKMVLDLVEERKHSLVFFHWKHQRDALAAEADKRGIEFCVIDGSVNEHERDRLVTAYQAGRYQVMFAHPRSAAHGLTLTRGTATIWASPTYDLELFEQGSKRQHRMGQTQKTETITVLAPGTIDERVYEILQKKNARMSNLLDLFATL from the coding sequence ATGACCAAAGCCTTCGCACATCAGCTCAAGTCCCTCAAACACGACCTCACCACTGACGTCGTGTTCGACACCAGCGACCCCGGCACTGGCAAGACATTCGTCGCCATCAAAGCCTTCGAGCGCCGGCGCAAGAAAAAGACCGGCTGCGCTCTCATCCTCGCGCCAAAGTCCCTGCTGCGCAGCACCTGGGCGGCCGACTTCAAGAAGTTCGCCCCCGCACTCAAAGTCGTGGTGGCTACGGCTGACGTGCGCGCCTCGACATTCGACCAGGACGCCGACGCCTATGTCACCAACACTGACGCCGTCAAGTGGCTGGCCAAGCAGCCCAAGGCGTTCTTCAAGCGCTTCGACACACTCATTGTTGATGAGTCCAGCGCCTACAAGCACGCCACCAGTCTGCGCAGCAAAGCGGTTGCCAAGATCGCCAGCTACTTCAAATACAAGCGAGCGATGACCGGCACGCCCAACGGCCGCTCGATCACGGACGTGTGGCACCAGGTCATGCTGCTCGATGGCGGCCACCGCCTGGGCCGGTCGTTCTTCGCCTTCCGCAACAGCGTGTGCGTGCCTACCCAGGTCGGCCGCAACGACAAAGCAATTCGTTGGGACGACAAGGACGGCGCGGAAGAGGCCGTGTTCGGTCTGCTCAGCGACATCGTCATCCGCCACAAGTTCGAGGACTGCGTCGACATCCCGGCCAACCACCGGTACACGATGAGCTACGAGCTGACGGCCAAGCAGCGCAAGGCCTACGACCAGATGGAGCAGACGCAGATGCTCTGGCTCAAAGGCAAGGAACCATCTGTCATCGCCGTCAACGCTGCCGTGGTGGCCAACAAGCTGCTGCAGGTCGCTTCAGGTGCCGTGTACGGTACAGGCCCGGACCCCGTCATTGTCGACGACGGGCGCTACAAGATGGTGCTTGACCTGGTCGAAGAGCGCAAGCACAGCCTGGTGTTCTTCCACTGGAAGCATCAGCGCGATGCCCTAGCAGCCGAAGCCGACAAGCGGGGCATTGAGTTCTGCGTCATTGACGGCTCAGTGAATGAACATGAACGCGACCGCCTCGTTACTGCCTACCAGGCAGGGCGCTACCAAGTCATGTTCGCGCACCCCCGCTCCGCAGCCCACGGCCTCACGCTCACGCGCGGCACGGCCACGATCTGGGCCTCACCGACCTATGACCTGGAGCTGTTTGAGCAAGGCTCCAAGCGCCAGCACCGCATGGGCCAGACGCAGAAAACCGAGACCATCACGGTCCTCGCACCCGGCACGATTGACGAGCGGGTGTACGAGATCCTGCAGAAGAAGAACGCCCGCATGTCCAACCTTCTCGACCTGTTCGCTACGCTATGA
- a CDS encoding 3'-5' exonuclease, producing MIDLETLGTRADAVILSLGAVKFDLTSGKIDDQGFYASISIDSNQELGRHIQEDTLLWWLKQDIAAQSVFHEDKTTLPQALEDFSDWVGTDDYEVWSNGADFDIPMLAHAYAQIQMEIPWKFWASNCFRTYKKLPGAKALAQTVPSAGVKHNALADAVHQAQVLHAIHTGIFGKAAATNNPFKPKAKT from the coding sequence ATGATTGATTTGGAGACACTCGGCACCCGCGCGGATGCCGTGATTCTCAGCCTCGGTGCCGTGAAGTTCGACCTGACTTCCGGCAAGATCGACGACCAGGGCTTCTACGCATCGATTTCCATCGACAGCAACCAGGAACTCGGCCGTCATATTCAGGAAGACACGCTGCTGTGGTGGCTCAAGCAAGACATTGCTGCCCAGTCTGTGTTCCATGAAGACAAGACCACCCTGCCGCAGGCACTCGAAGATTTCAGCGACTGGGTCGGCACTGACGACTACGAAGTCTGGAGTAACGGCGCTGACTTCGACATCCCCATGCTGGCCCACGCATATGCGCAGATCCAGATGGAAATCCCCTGGAAGTTCTGGGCCAGCAACTGCTTCCGCACCTACAAGAAACTGCCCGGGGCCAAAGCCCTTGCCCAAACCGTTCCGTCCGCCGGCGTGAAGCACAACGCCCTGGCCGACGCTGTCCATCAGGCCCAGGTCCTGCACGCCATCCACACGGGTATCTTCGGCAAGGCCGCTGCAACCAACAACCCCTTCAAACCGAAAGCAAAGACATGA
- a CDS encoding tyrosine-type recombinase/integrase, producing the protein MPLYKQAGTDIWSVNISVPGHPRVRRSTGTADRLEAQRIHDEIKAGLWSAPKLKGKTWGDAVVHWCKLADRSESDLLSLAKFGRNYKDRALQDVTRESIVAALAFCRTPATFNRYRNTIAAILHAAQAEGWLRDVPKLPVRDVQAKPREWITPEQWGKLYVQLPQHQRMMATFAIETGLRQANVLGLTWDRVSIERAVVWIEAPDMKARHALGIPLNDRAIEVLKAELGKHEVWVFTFRGKPIKEIKTAFQAACVRAGVGQTVDGLYQGFTWHGLRHTWATWHLQNGTPRDVLQKLGGWEDERMVQNYAHHSPGYLAQFANNVRKKS; encoded by the coding sequence ATGCCCCTCTATAAGCAAGCTGGAACCGACATCTGGTCGGTCAACATTTCCGTCCCGGGTCACCCACGGGTACGTCGATCAACTGGAACGGCTGATCGCCTCGAAGCGCAGCGCATCCACGACGAGATCAAAGCGGGCCTCTGGTCTGCCCCCAAGCTGAAAGGCAAGACCTGGGGCGACGCCGTCGTCCACTGGTGCAAGCTGGCGGATCGCTCCGAATCTGATCTGCTGAGCCTGGCCAAGTTCGGCCGCAACTACAAGGACCGCGCGCTGCAGGACGTGACCCGCGAGAGCATCGTCGCCGCGCTGGCCTTCTGCCGCACACCCGCCACGTTCAACCGCTACCGCAATACTATCGCGGCCATCCTGCATGCGGCCCAAGCCGAGGGCTGGCTGCGCGACGTGCCCAAGCTGCCGGTGCGCGACGTGCAGGCAAAGCCCCGCGAGTGGATCACCCCGGAGCAGTGGGGCAAGCTGTATGTGCAGCTGCCCCAGCACCAGCGAATGATGGCCACCTTCGCCATCGAGACCGGGCTTCGGCAGGCCAACGTCCTGGGCCTGACCTGGGACCGCGTGAGCATTGAGCGCGCTGTGGTCTGGATCGAGGCCCCGGACATGAAGGCCCGCCACGCCCTGGGCATCCCGCTCAACGACCGCGCCATTGAGGTGCTGAAGGCCGAGCTGGGCAAGCACGAGGTCTGGGTGTTCACGTTCCGTGGCAAGCCCATCAAAGAGATCAAGACGGCCTTTCAAGCGGCGTGCGTGCGCGCCGGGGTGGGCCAGACCGTCGATGGCCTGTACCAGGGCTTTACCTGGCACGGCCTTCGGCACACCTGGGCCACCTGGCACCTGCAGAACGGCACACCCCGTGACGTACTGCAGAAGCTGGGCGGCTGGGAAGACGAGCGCATGGTCCAGAACTATGCGCACCACTCGCCGGGCTACCTGGCGCAATTTGCTAACAACGTGAGGAAGAAATCATGA
- a CDS encoding DUF3310 domain-containing protein, producing the protein MSALDTQIGGNHYKNMPIQPMQYSMANELDACQHTIIKYVTRFREKGGIQDLEKAKHVIDMLIEFEQNGVKPAPAQKPFDFDAKLNETLKDSAEAANTKKPLDFGAMLRDAIEAAEAAEAAKAAMPAGPYDCPCAACTLRRKLSAMFPDAEIDVTFLSEDTGRAD; encoded by the coding sequence ATGAGCGCACTCGACACCCAGATTGGCGGCAACCACTACAAAAACATGCCCATCCAACCGATGCAGTACAGCATGGCGAATGAGCTGGACGCATGCCAGCACACCATCATCAAGTACGTGACCCGCTTCCGTGAGAAGGGCGGCATCCAGGATCTGGAAAAGGCCAAGCACGTCATCGACATGCTGATCGAGTTTGAGCAGAACGGAGTGAAGCCGGCCCCCGCCCAAAAACCGTTCGACTTCGACGCGAAGCTGAATGAAACGCTGAAGGACAGCGCAGAAGCAGCAAACACCAAGAAGCCCCTCGACTTCGGCGCGATGCTGCGTGACGCGATCGAAGCGGCCGAAGCGGCTGAAGCCGCCAAGGCGGCCATGCCAGCCGGGCCTTACGACTGCCCCTGCGCCGCATGTACGCTGCGCCGCAAACTGAGCGCCATGTTCCCTGATGCTGAGATCGACGTCACGTTCCTGTCGGAAGACACTGGGCGCGCTGACTGA
- a CDS encoding dUTP diphosphatase has product MLSNIQLLEQLALQHKMNATVNPDWVRAKYNWTRAVMVEAVEALDHLGWKWWKAKPVADESQFRLELVDIWHFILSNELVHTEGDPHEAAANLRAASRQPTYAITASAGTVDLRELAARDLLHVLIGAAAFGDVHLTAFTLLLARADMTWDDLHKSYIAKNVLNLFRQAHGYKDGSYIKEWDGREDNEVLSEMVALDPQLTPDELMARLRAVYVQFQPAIQEASA; this is encoded by the coding sequence GTGCTCTCCAACATTCAGCTTCTTGAGCAGCTTGCGCTGCAGCACAAGATGAACGCCACTGTGAACCCTGACTGGGTGCGCGCCAAATACAACTGGACCCGGGCCGTCATGGTCGAGGCCGTCGAAGCCCTCGACCACCTTGGCTGGAAGTGGTGGAAGGCCAAGCCCGTTGCGGATGAGAGCCAGTTCCGGCTGGAGCTGGTGGACATCTGGCACTTCATCCTGTCCAACGAACTGGTCCACACCGAAGGCGATCCGCACGAAGCGGCGGCAAACCTGCGCGCCGCATCCCGCCAGCCTACCTACGCCATCACGGCGTCGGCCGGCACGGTGGACCTGCGCGAGCTTGCCGCCCGCGACTTGCTGCACGTCCTGATCGGGGCCGCTGCCTTTGGCGACGTCCACCTGACAGCATTCACCCTGCTGCTGGCCCGCGCAGACATGACCTGGGATGACCTGCACAAGAGCTACATCGCCAAGAACGTCCTGAACCTGTTCCGCCAGGCGCACGGCTACAAGGACGGCAGCTACATCAAGGAATGGGACGGCCGCGAGGACAACGAGGTCCTGTCCGAGATGGTCGCCCTCGACCCCCAGCTCACCCCCGACGAACTCATGGCCCGCCTGCGCGCCGTGTACGTCCAATTCCAGCCCGCCATCCAGGAAGCATCCGCATGA
- a CDS encoding vWA domain-containing protein: protein MTTNAQAAHKLTVARSQLILSQPFFGMLALRLRLVERAGIKTLAVDGKNVFYNPDFVLGLTDTLCRSAMAHEVMHCVFDHITRCGSREPKKWNYAGDYVINQLLSDANFEIGEGWLLDARYKGMHADQVYALLPDDPEGDGSSGQGPLDEMMPGDASSTAADATEWKIATIQAVAAAKAVGKLPGSLQRFVEDSTRPQVDWRDRLRQFVTQTNKDDYSWARPNRRYLSAGLYLSGLYSENMGPVVVGIDTSGSIDDKTLQTFGGEIRALVQAVRPSEVHIVYCDAEVNHVDVFSPYDDMKFAPHGGGGTAFKPVFDYVTEKNLKPECLVYLSDLYGDHHFTPPDFPTLWCCTTNETASFGDTIRIEV, encoded by the coding sequence ATGACTACCAACGCCCAAGCCGCCCACAAGCTCACTGTCGCCCGCTCGCAACTCATTCTCAGCCAACCATTCTTCGGAATGCTGGCGCTGCGGCTCCGTCTGGTCGAGCGCGCCGGCATCAAGACGCTCGCCGTTGACGGCAAGAATGTCTTCTACAACCCTGACTTCGTGCTCGGCCTGACCGACACACTGTGCCGAAGCGCGATGGCCCACGAAGTCATGCACTGTGTGTTCGACCACATCACACGCTGCGGCAGCCGCGAGCCGAAGAAATGGAACTACGCTGGCGACTATGTCATCAACCAGCTCCTGTCCGACGCGAATTTCGAGATTGGTGAGGGCTGGCTGCTCGATGCCCGCTACAAGGGCATGCACGCCGACCAGGTCTACGCACTGCTTCCCGACGACCCTGAAGGCGACGGCAGTAGCGGCCAGGGCCCACTCGACGAGATGATGCCCGGCGACGCCTCCAGCACCGCAGCCGACGCCACCGAGTGGAAGATCGCCACGATCCAGGCTGTTGCAGCCGCCAAGGCTGTAGGCAAATTGCCTGGTTCACTCCAGCGCTTCGTCGAAGACTCGACCCGGCCCCAGGTCGACTGGCGCGACCGTCTGCGCCAGTTCGTCACGCAGACCAACAAGGACGATTACAGCTGGGCCCGACCCAACCGCCGCTATCTCAGCGCCGGTCTGTATCTGTCTGGCCTGTACAGCGAGAACATGGGGCCCGTTGTGGTCGGTATCGACACATCCGGCTCCATCGACGATAAGACTCTGCAGACCTTCGGTGGCGAGATCCGCGCGCTCGTGCAGGCTGTACGCCCGTCCGAAGTCCACATCGTCTACTGCGACGCCGAAGTGAACCACGTCGATGTTTTCTCGCCCTACGACGACATGAAGTTCGCCCCGCACGGCGGTGGCGGCACGGCGTTCAAGCCGGTATTCGACTACGTGACCGAGAAGAACCTCAAGCCCGAGTGCCTGGTGTATTTGAGTGATCTTTATGGCGATCACCACTTCACCCCACCCGACTTCCCCACCCTGTGGTGCTGCACGACGAACGAGACCGCGTCGTTCGGTGACACGATTCGCATTGAGGTATAG
- a CDS encoding ATP-dependent DNA ligase produces MTIKPQLAEDAILDQVKFPCIVQPKIDGVRALNLRGTLTGRSLKEFDGFGITERFSGDQYLGLDGEMILGSKPNCTDRLCSLTTGAMGRFKGVDAMPDLQWNVFDLVLSVTVNLPYEERYRLLARHVDQLHDERVKLVPMYVVDNTKHLEHNISEFFAAGYEGTIIRNPNAPYKSGRATQKGQELWRVKPWADAEILVTGVSEGEVNTNEAKTNALGRTERSSAKAGMVNNGQIGSIQGVLLADFHDPFTGKLLFAKGLPITVGSGEMTVNEAEYYFKNQKEIIGHVVKFKHMTHGVKDLPRFPTYMSHRLPQDMS; encoded by the coding sequence ATGACCATCAAGCCCCAGCTCGCCGAAGACGCAATCCTCGACCAAGTCAAGTTCCCCTGCATCGTGCAACCCAAGATCGACGGCGTACGTGCCTTGAATCTTCGGGGCACGCTCACGGGGCGCAGCCTCAAAGAGTTCGATGGCTTCGGCATCACCGAACGTTTCAGCGGCGACCAATACCTGGGGCTGGACGGCGAGATGATTCTGGGCTCCAAACCAAACTGCACCGATCGCCTGTGCAGCCTGACCACGGGCGCGATGGGTCGGTTCAAGGGCGTGGACGCCATGCCCGACCTGCAGTGGAACGTGTTTGACCTGGTGCTCAGCGTGACGGTAAACCTCCCTTACGAAGAACGCTACCGGCTCCTGGCCCGGCATGTCGACCAGCTGCACGACGAGCGCGTCAAGCTCGTGCCGATGTACGTGGTGGACAACACCAAGCACCTCGAACACAACATCAGCGAGTTCTTCGCTGCGGGCTACGAAGGCACCATCATCCGCAACCCAAACGCGCCCTACAAGTCTGGCCGGGCCACGCAGAAGGGCCAGGAACTGTGGCGCGTCAAGCCCTGGGCCGACGCTGAGATCCTCGTCACCGGCGTGAGCGAGGGCGAGGTCAATACCAATGAAGCCAAGACCAACGCGCTGGGCCGCACCGAGCGCTCGTCGGCCAAGGCTGGCATGGTGAACAACGGCCAGATTGGCTCGATCCAGGGCGTGCTGCTGGCCGACTTCCACGACCCCTTCACCGGCAAGCTGCTGTTTGCCAAGGGCCTGCCAATCACCGTGGGCAGCGGCGAGATGACCGTGAATGAGGCCGAGTATTACTTCAAGAACCAGAAGGAAATCATCGGCCACGTCGTCAAGTTCAAGCACATGACACACGGCGTCAAAGACTTACCGCGGTTCCCGACCTACATGTCCCATCGCCTGCCGCAAGACATGTCATGA
- a CDS encoding gp33 family protein, whose translation MPTATVSPKAKKPVKATPGAMIDSMWELREKKRKLEASIKDLDGQLADIESKLMEDMEANGIDKMTGKAAGVSISTSTVANVEDWDAFLAWVYKTKNGHLLQRRVSDPAWREMVELKGVVPGTQPFTKKRLNLRALS comes from the coding sequence ATGCCTACAGCCACTGTAAGCCCCAAAGCAAAGAAGCCGGTGAAAGCCACGCCCGGCGCCATGATCGACTCGATGTGGGAGCTGCGCGAGAAGAAGCGCAAGCTCGAAGCATCGATCAAAGATCTCGATGGTCAGCTGGCTGACATCGAGTCCAAGCTCATGGAAGACATGGAGGCCAACGGCATCGACAAGATGACCGGCAAGGCCGCCGGCGTCTCCATCAGCACGTCCACAGTCGCCAACGTCGAAGACTGGGACGCGTTCCTGGCCTGGGTCTACAAGACCAAGAACGGTCACCTCCTGCAACGCCGCGTCTCCGACCCTGCGTGGCGCGAAATGGTCGAGCTCAAGGGCGTCGTCCCCGGCACCCAGCCGTTCACCAAGAAGCGCTTAAATCTGCGCGCCCTGTCCTAA
- a CDS encoding DNA polymerase yields the protein MGWASAVRKPTAQTKVAAAVKIVSRPQIETADVDWDRLVSLDFETFYDADYTLSKLSTSEYVRDERFEASMVGIKIGNKKTKVVPHSKIAAELAAINWETHSVLCHNIQFDGFILSHHYGVFPKRYYCTLGMARGLHSNEIGAGLHDVSVFYGGKGKIDGGVEGMKGVRFKELFANKPLWKRSAEYCANDVDETFRIFCAMHPLFPAKEMDLIHMTARMFCAPVLKIDIPRVQTEYEREVTRREELLLNLLNPRDYDDVLDGKDKKLEGKERDMRIVKKVVGSNERFVALFEALGIARDQLPRKLSPAWMKKNQAEREEAIDSKWAFAFAKDDLDFVSMPDRVWGYFPHLDPANPKDVLEAAELSEKLQQLIDTRIAVKSTINITRAERFLKAGANGMALPVGYAYYRAHTGRWGGNNKMNMQNLTRGGELRLSILADKGHQIAVADSGQIEARVNAWLWDQFDLLDAFRDKRDVYSEFATDIYGRKITKEDKNDRHVGKVCLAGDTRVFTNRGLLSITDVKPTDLLWDGLEWVKHDGLIYQGYKPVQKHRGLSATGDHEILTARGWQEWREVRTNPSLFQSALSLANSPSCAGNPMSAPMASSKATGLFAAVRAATSPLWPRATYVLAVPRAATCAPSALPLSNGTGSTSTPWRMTTTGRGYSTAFRLLSVGAATRATHRISTMANAALSSGMVGATTEHHFWCTCKRFLAGTTRLWSLIGSTTTTATDPAMSGLQPSLSTLATSARSKTWSGASANSKTRTHVYDLANAGPRSRFTVMTDDGPVIVHNCVLGLGYQMGAPKLQMTLAKGALGGPKIALSIDQCQHIVNTYRRKYYAIKQGWDRSKDFIEHMSNPDLEPIQYKCLEIGFEYIRLPNGMCLKYPDLRMAKGEKGWDEWSYQSGDIRKKIYGGLLCENLVQALARIIVAEQMLMIDTKYPVVMTTHDEAVTHPKTKDAAKCYAFMEKCMTTPLWWCPEIPLAAEGGFAENYSK from the coding sequence ATGGGTTGGGCATCCGCTGTCCGTAAACCTACGGCCCAGACCAAGGTCGCCGCTGCCGTCAAGATCGTTTCTCGTCCGCAGATCGAGACGGCAGACGTCGACTGGGACCGGCTGGTCTCGCTTGACTTCGAAACTTTCTATGACGCCGACTACACGCTCTCCAAGTTGTCCACGTCCGAGTACGTGCGCGACGAGCGCTTTGAAGCGTCGATGGTCGGCATCAAGATCGGCAACAAAAAGACCAAGGTGGTGCCCCACAGCAAGATCGCCGCCGAGCTGGCCGCGATCAACTGGGAGACGCACAGCGTGCTGTGCCACAACATCCAGTTCGACGGCTTCATCCTGAGCCACCACTACGGTGTCTTCCCCAAGCGCTACTACTGCACCCTGGGCATGGCCCGGGGGCTGCACAGCAACGAAATTGGCGCAGGCCTGCACGACGTGTCGGTCTTTTACGGCGGCAAGGGCAAGATCGACGGCGGCGTCGAGGGCATGAAAGGCGTGCGCTTCAAGGAGCTTTTCGCCAACAAGCCCCTGTGGAAGCGCTCCGCCGAGTACTGCGCCAACGACGTCGACGAAACGTTCCGCATCTTCTGCGCCATGCACCCGCTGTTCCCGGCCAAGGAGATGGACCTGATCCACATGACGGCGCGCATGTTCTGCGCTCCGGTCCTGAAGATCGACATCCCGCGCGTCCAGACCGAGTACGAACGCGAGGTCACGCGCCGCGAAGAGCTGCTGCTGAACTTGCTGAACCCCCGTGACTACGACGATGTCCTCGACGGCAAAGACAAGAAGCTCGAAGGCAAAGAGCGCGACATGCGCATTGTCAAGAAAGTCGTCGGTAGCAACGAGCGCTTCGTTGCGCTGTTCGAAGCCCTCGGCATTGCACGCGATCAGCTGCCCCGCAAGCTGAGCCCCGCCTGGATGAAGAAAAACCAGGCCGAGCGCGAGGAAGCCATCGACAGCAAGTGGGCCTTTGCCTTCGCCAAGGATGACCTGGACTTCGTCAGCATGCCCGATCGGGTGTGGGGGTACTTCCCTCACCTCGACCCGGCCAACCCCAAAGACGTCCTGGAAGCAGCTGAGCTGTCCGAGAAGCTCCAGCAGCTGATCGACACGCGCATCGCGGTCAAGTCCACGATCAATATTACCCGGGCCGAGCGCTTCCTGAAGGCCGGCGCCAACGGTATGGCATTGCCTGTGGGCTATGCGTACTATCGCGCCCACACAGGCCGTTGGGGCGGCAACAACAAGATGAACATGCAGAACCTCACCCGTGGTGGTGAGCTGCGCCTGTCCATCCTGGCCGACAAGGGCCACCAGATCGCTGTGGCCGACTCAGGCCAGATCGAAGCTCGCGTGAACGCGTGGCTGTGGGATCAGTTCGACCTTCTGGATGCGTTCCGCGACAAGCGTGACGTGTACAGCGAGTTCGCTACAGACATCTACGGCCGCAAGATCACGAAGGAAGATAAGAACGACCGCCACGTAGGCAAGGTCTGCTTGGCTGGGGACACGCGCGTATTCACAAACCGTGGTCTTTTATCTATAACAGATGTAAAACCGACGGATTTACTATGGGACGGCCTCGAATGGGTAAAACACGACGGACTGATCTACCAGGGGTACAAGCCAGTACAAAAGCACCGGGGGCTGAGTGCGACCGGGGACCACGAAATTCTGACGGCACGTGGGTGGCAGGAGTGGCGCGAGGTCCGTACAAACCCTTCCCTATTCCAGTCGGCGCTATCTTTGGCGAACTCACCGTCGTGCGCTGGGAACCCTATGTCCGCGCCGATGGCAAGCTCGAAGGCCACCGGCCTGTTTGCCGCTGTACGTGCGGCAACGAGTCCCCTGTGGCCGCGGGCAACCTACGTGCTGGCCGTTCCACGCGCTGCAACGTGTGCGCCAAGCGCGCTTCCGCTGTCAAACGGTACCGGGTCTACAAGCACGCCATGGCGGATGACGACCACCGGGCGCGGCTACTCAACCGCCTTTCGTCTGCTATCAGTCGGTGCAGCAACCCGCGCAACGCATCGTATAAGCACTATGGCGAACGCGGCATTGTCGTCTGGGATGGTTGGCGCAACGACCGAGCATCATTTTTGGTGTACGTGCAAACGCTTCCTGGCTGGGACGACCCGTCTCTGGAGTTTGATAGGGTCGACAACGACGACAGCTACCGACCCGGCAATGTCCGGTTTGCAACCAAGTCTGTCAACACTGGCAACAAGCGCAAGGTCGAAAACCTGGAGCGGCGCATCCGCGAACTCGAAGACGAGAACGCACGTCTACGATCTCGCAAACGCCGGACCTCGTAGTCGCTTCACAGTCATGACCGATGACGGCCCCGTCATCGTCCATAACTGCGTTCTCGGGTTGGGCTATCAGATGGGCGCACCGAAGCTCCAGATGACTCTGGCCAAGGGTGCCCTGGGCGGCCCCAAGATCGCGCTGTCCATCGACCAGTGCCAGCACATCGTCAACACTTACCGGCGCAAGTATTACGCCATCAAACAGGGCTGGGATCGCAGCAAGGACTTCATCGAACACATGTCCAACCCGGACCTCGAGCCCATCCAGTACAAGTGTCTGGAGATCGGCTTCGAGTACATCCGCCTGCCCAACGGCATGTGTCTCAAGTACCCCGACCTGCGCATGGCCAAGGGCGAAAAAGGCTGGGACGAGTGGAGCTACCAGTCAGGCGACATCCGCAAAAAGATCTACGGCGGCCTGCTGTGCGAAAACTTGGTGCAGGCCCTGGCCCGCATCATCGTCGCAGAGCAGATGCTGATGATCGACACGAAGTACCCCGTCGTGATGACGACACACGACGAAGCCGTCACGCACCCAAAGACGAAGGACGCAGCCAAGTGCTACGCCTTCATGGAGAAGTGCATGACGACTCCGCTGTGGTGGTGCCCAGAAATCCCGCTCGCTGCTGAAGGCGGATTCGCGGAAAATTACAGTAAGTAG
- a CDS encoding TraR/DksA family transcriptional regulator — protein sequence MDENFVEQAERLAESEVQAGIARARIKDTPPPDFDGDCACGEAIPPERVGLGYHRCIRCQTLLERRGGVGKSR from the coding sequence ATGGATGAGAACTTTGTGGAGCAGGCCGAACGGCTTGCAGAATCCGAGGTTCAGGCCGGAATCGCCCGCGCCCGGATCAAAGACACCCCACCGCCGGATTTCGACGGTGACTGCGCATGCGGGGAAGCCATACCGCCCGAACGGGTCGGCCTTGGCTACCATCGCTGCATCCGCTGCCAGACCCTACTCGAACGAAGAGGAGGCGTCGGCAAATCAAGATAG